A portion of the Paenibacillus marchantiae genome contains these proteins:
- a CDS encoding glycosyltransferase family 4 protein: MKVLFTFFVPSGGVDTLNRLRTAVLQRHGIEAHVLYLYPGSGMQNNTSTPVFTASSDEEIHSLIHHHRYDAIIVTSDIAMPGRLRALGYKGRIIYEAQGLGTREQAMETIQMGVPYLQAHCNAALIPPTDHLLELFIHMCPWLHRFVIPNMLDTNTFAPISVDSPPYPVIAWVGRLEHNKNWREYLMISSEIIKKIPKARLWLFHDPTLANPEDEVMFRHMLAEYGLEDRIGIFINVPHSQMPTFYSMVAASGGIMLSTSLLEGFGYAVAEAISCGCPVLSTDSDGVRSFITHNRTGKFYPIGNVNTAVSEAADLMRNKKLREYIRIQGRQHMAISFSPDRYATSFREMMTALSIFF; the protein is encoded by the coding sequence GTGAAAGTACTATTCACATTTTTTGTTCCAAGCGGCGGTGTGGATACTTTAAATCGATTGCGCACAGCCGTTCTGCAACGCCATGGCATCGAAGCGCATGTATTGTATCTGTACCCTGGCTCGGGAATGCAGAACAATACCAGCACGCCGGTCTTCACCGCTTCCAGTGATGAGGAAATTCACAGTTTGATTCATCATCATCGATATGATGCCATTATTGTTACCTCCGATATTGCCATGCCGGGCAGATTAAGAGCCCTCGGGTATAAAGGACGCATTATCTATGAAGCACAGGGACTTGGGACACGTGAGCAAGCTATGGAAACCATTCAGATGGGAGTACCTTATCTGCAAGCCCACTGTAATGCTGCGCTCATTCCTCCAACCGATCATTTACTGGAGCTGTTCATCCATATGTGCCCATGGCTTCACCGGTTTGTCATTCCCAATATGCTGGATACCAATACCTTTGCCCCAATTTCGGTGGATAGCCCTCCCTATCCAGTAATTGCATGGGTAGGAAGGCTCGAACACAACAAAAACTGGCGGGAATATTTGATGATATCTAGTGAAATCATTAAAAAAATTCCAAAAGCCAGACTATGGTTGTTCCACGATCCGACCTTGGCTAATCCCGAGGACGAGGTCATGTTCCGACACATGCTTGCGGAGTACGGGCTTGAAGATCGGATTGGCATCTTTATCAACGTGCCCCATTCCCAGATGCCTACATTCTACTCCATGGTTGCAGCTTCCGGGGGTATCATGCTATCCACATCGCTGCTTGAAGGCTTTGGATACGCCGTTGCTGAAGCCATCAGCTGCGGCTGTCCGGTACTCAGTACCGATTCGGATGGCGTAAGGTCCTTTATTACACATAACCGAACGGGTAAATTCTATCCGATTGGCAACGTGAATACGGCTGTATCCGAAGCTGCAGACCTTATGCGCAACAAAAAGCTGCGGGAGTATATACGCATTCAGGGCAGACAGCATATGGCCATCTCCTTCTCCCCTGATCGTTACGCCACTTCATTTCGAGAAATGATGACAGCCTTGAGCATTTTCTTTTAA
- a CDS encoding DHA2 family efflux MFS transporter permease subunit has product MKQQTAVPQDPAEFSIKTIILPLLAIIVGMIMVILDSTVVNVAIPNLVQYFETDLKTIQWTVTGYTLALSAVIPLAGWLTDRFGAKRVFLFTIAMFTLGSVLCSIAQSPEQLIIYRIIQGLGGGMVAPIGMAMVFRLAPPERRGSIMGMLGIPMLLAPALGPVLSGWFIESFSWHWIFLINLPIGIAAFILCIKFLPDTDRGRTPALDLLGMILAPIAFSMLAYGVSEGGTSWTSATTLTGVIVGGVALILFVIVELRHKNPLLELRVFKSSDFTRGIILAWVSQVALFGAMILIPLYLQQIKGYTALETGLILLPQALASGVGMPLGGRLFDKIGARPLAFVGLGIISGALFILSSITAETGLGLIILSLVMMGLGMGFSMMPLNTHVLNAAPRKLVGRVTPLTAAAQQVVVSFAVAGLTGFLTSHIASNTAGATDATGMVNGLVAGFNDTFFLAACIALFGCLLSLILRKPKRMEEDTLQTGDQPDPAMMMGH; this is encoded by the coding sequence TTGAAACAACAAACAGCAGTACCCCAGGACCCGGCGGAATTCTCGATTAAAACGATTATTCTGCCGCTACTGGCTATTATCGTCGGGATGATTATGGTCATCTTGGACAGCACGGTGGTTAACGTGGCGATTCCGAATCTGGTTCAATATTTTGAGACCGATCTGAAGACCATTCAATGGACGGTTACAGGTTACACGTTGGCCTTGTCAGCCGTCATTCCGCTGGCGGGATGGTTGACCGACCGATTCGGTGCCAAAAGAGTATTTCTGTTCACGATTGCGATGTTTACTCTGGGTTCGGTCTTATGTTCGATCGCGCAATCTCCTGAACAATTAATTATTTACCGTATCATTCAGGGACTTGGCGGAGGCATGGTTGCTCCGATTGGTATGGCGATGGTATTCCGCCTGGCTCCTCCTGAAAGAAGAGGTTCTATCATGGGTATGCTCGGGATTCCGATGCTGTTGGCTCCTGCACTGGGTCCGGTATTATCGGGCTGGTTCATTGAATCATTCAGCTGGCACTGGATCTTCCTGATCAATCTGCCGATTGGTATTGCCGCTTTTATTCTATGTATCAAATTCCTGCCGGATACGGATCGTGGACGCACGCCTGCGCTTGATCTGCTCGGTATGATTCTGGCACCAATCGCATTCTCGATGCTCGCATACGGTGTAAGTGAAGGCGGAACAAGCTGGACGTCTGCAACAACACTGACAGGTGTGATTGTCGGAGGCGTGGCGCTGATCCTGTTCGTTATCGTGGAACTTCGTCACAAAAATCCGCTGTTGGAACTTCGGGTGTTCAAATCATCTGATTTCACACGGGGTATTATTCTGGCATGGGTATCACAAGTCGCTTTGTTTGGGGCGATGATTTTGATCCCACTTTATCTGCAACAAATCAAAGGCTACACTGCATTGGAAACAGGACTCATTCTGCTCCCGCAGGCGCTGGCTTCGGGTGTGGGTATGCCACTTGGTGGACGTTTGTTTGATAAAATTGGTGCAAGACCACTTGCTTTCGTGGGTCTGGGTATCATCTCGGGTGCACTGTTCATTCTGTCTTCGATTACGGCGGAAACGGGCCTTGGTCTGATCATTCTTAGCCTTGTCATGATGGGATTGGGTATGGGCTTCTCCATGATGCCACTCAATACGCATGTACTGAATGCTGCTCCACGTAAGCTGGTAGGTCGGGTTACCCCGCTTACTGCTGCTGCACAACAAGTGGTTGTGTCCTTTGCAGTTGCTGGCCTGACTGGATTCCTGACCTCCCATATTGCAAGCAATACAGCTGGAGCTACTGACGCTACAGGTATGGTGAATGGATTAGTGGCTGGTTTTAACGACACCTTCTTCCTGGCCGCGTGTATTGCCTTGTTTGGATGCCTGCTCAGTCTGATTCTGCGCAAACCAAAACGGATGGAGGAAGATACCCTTCAAACAGGGGATCAACCTGATCCTGCAATGATGATGGGACACTAA
- a CDS encoding glycosyltransferase family 4 protein, with translation MRVLLVTYWELTQMGGIWTYVKQLADRLMALGVEVDIMGTNGAKNEVYIRNLNRSFSKDKVWPMLQAKLNPTDLPQFTADSLVAYYELNRYAFEMGAAYLGVDHYDVIHAQDPVAAVAMRRILNRNTPMVTSYHGALAREAFYDAQNSNAKLTLPEYLQSTRGRYFLSLEERSAEQSQLILVSSHWIKSTLTDLHVPESKFRIIPYAVDIPAYRAQAAVKFRQRKPAGKKVIAFTGRLEHIKGVHILVKALSSLKKNRSDWICWIAGEGNLMEDLRSLANDLGVGADIVFWGKLDNIPSFLRHADIYVQPSLQDTQPFSVTEAQLAGLPVIVSGTAGMPEMVQPEHTGWVVPPQDVEALSALLNALLQDGATRAKVGAAAKAWAEQHRSLDEMGLHTLHVYQEAIQLGGQRI, from the coding sequence ATGAGAGTTCTGCTCGTGACCTATTGGGAGCTTACACAGATGGGTGGAATATGGACATATGTGAAACAGCTAGCTGACAGGCTGATGGCTCTTGGCGTAGAGGTGGATATTATGGGCACCAACGGAGCCAAAAATGAAGTATACATTCGCAATCTCAATCGTTCCTTCTCCAAAGATAAAGTATGGCCCATGCTTCAAGCCAAACTTAATCCGACAGATTTGCCTCAATTCACTGCCGATTCTCTCGTGGCTTATTATGAATTGAACAGGTATGCCTTTGAAATGGGAGCCGCCTATCTCGGCGTTGATCATTACGATGTCATCCATGCGCAGGACCCGGTAGCAGCGGTCGCGATGAGACGTATATTAAACCGCAATACACCCATGGTAACGAGTTATCACGGAGCGCTTGCGCGCGAAGCCTTTTACGATGCTCAAAACTCTAACGCGAAGCTCACGCTTCCCGAATATTTGCAATCCACACGAGGACGTTACTTCCTGTCACTGGAAGAGCGAAGCGCTGAGCAATCCCAGCTTATTCTGGTCTCCAGCCATTGGATTAAGAGCACCCTTACGGATCTCCATGTTCCCGAGTCCAAATTTCGAATTATTCCTTATGCTGTGGATATTCCAGCCTACCGTGCCCAAGCAGCAGTCAAGTTCCGTCAGAGGAAGCCAGCGGGCAAAAAAGTGATCGCATTTACGGGCAGACTGGAGCACATTAAAGGGGTTCATATTCTGGTTAAAGCTCTCTCCAGCCTGAAGAAGAATCGCTCGGATTGGATCTGCTGGATTGCTGGGGAAGGCAATCTGATGGAGGATTTGCGCTCCCTAGCCAATGATCTTGGAGTAGGTGCTGACATCGTTTTCTGGGGTAAACTCGATAATATCCCTTCATTCTTACGCCATGCCGATATTTATGTGCAGCCCAGCTTGCAGGATACGCAGCCTTTCTCTGTTACAGAGGCTCAGCTCGCCGGATTGCCTGTCATTGTAAGCGGTACGGCAGGTATGCCTGAGATGGTGCAGCCTGAACATACCGGTTGGGTCGTGCCACCGCAGGATGTCGAAGCCCTTAGCGCACTGTTAAATGCCCTTCTGCAAGATGGTGCCACCCGTGCAAAGGTAGGAGCAGCAGCTAAAGCATGGGCTGAACAACATCGATCACTGGACGAGATGGGATTGCACACGCTGCATGTCTACCAGGAAGCCATTCAGTTGGGAGGTCAGAGGATATGA
- a CDS encoding glycosyltransferase — protein sequence MEPKVSIVIPFYNCAYIEQAVHSAIHQTYPHIEVIVVDDGSTKHVERLQPFMDRIRYIRKKNGGTATALNEGIKQATGDYFVWLSSDDVMLLDRVEKQLKFMLDVKASFCHGAYHYVDANSVWMDTVRPEVGSRLEMLQVLTEGCPINGCTVMLEMDAFRKFGVFDTNFRYTHDYEMWLRLFPLYELFYYNEPLMCYRVHESMGTKKHFEALKAEMELVQAKHRPVLLNLLQVGGYWK from the coding sequence ATGGAGCCGAAAGTATCAATTGTCATTCCTTTTTATAATTGCGCGTACATCGAGCAGGCTGTTCACAGCGCCATTCACCAGACGTATCCGCATATTGAGGTCATTGTGGTGGATGACGGCTCTACGAAGCATGTGGAGCGGCTGCAACCATTCATGGATCGCATTCGCTATATTCGAAAAAAGAATGGTGGAACAGCAACCGCGTTAAACGAGGGAATTAAGCAGGCGACAGGTGATTACTTTGTCTGGCTCAGCTCCGATGATGTAATGTTGCTGGACCGGGTAGAGAAACAACTGAAGTTCATGCTTGACGTTAAGGCTTCGTTCTGTCACGGGGCTTATCATTATGTTGATGCGAACAGCGTATGGATGGACACGGTGAGACCAGAAGTAGGGAGTCGTCTGGAGATGCTTCAGGTACTGACCGAAGGTTGCCCAATCAACGGTTGCACTGTAATGCTTGAGATGGATGCATTTCGAAAGTTCGGCGTATTTGACACCAATTTTCGCTACACGCATGACTATGAGATGTGGTTGAGACTGTTTCCGCTCTATGAGCTGTTCTATTACAATGAGCCACTGATGTGTTATCGGGTTCATGAATCGATGGGAACCAAGAAACACTTTGAGGCATTAAAAGCCGAGATGGAACTTGTTCAAGCGAAGCATCGGCCCGTTTTACTTAATCTGCTGCAGGTTGGCGGTTACTGGAAATAG
- a CDS encoding glycosyltransferase, protein MNPSVSIVIPFYNDPYVPQAIQSALNQTYTDVEIIIVNDGSTQNEELLQPYLPYIYVLGKSNGGTASALNHGIRHASGDYIAWLSSDDLLYPDKIRHQVEFMQRENALISHTNFNYINEHSTVTKLNGGAQAMAEPDWLRLFVNGNPVNGCTVMIRRDLFSGVGLFDELLPYTHDLDLWMRILLNGHRFPYLNESLTAYRRHGGMGTVRHADAIGREASMVWSRYREPLLQRIAAMGG, encoded by the coding sequence ATGAATCCGAGCGTGTCCATTGTCATTCCGTTTTACAATGATCCTTATGTACCTCAAGCGATCCAGAGTGCACTGAACCAGACATATACCGATGTGGAGATCATTATCGTCAACGATGGCTCTACCCAGAATGAAGAACTGCTTCAGCCGTATCTTCCCTACATTTATGTTCTTGGCAAAAGCAACGGTGGTACAGCTTCGGCTCTGAATCACGGCATTCGTCATGCTTCCGGGGACTATATCGCCTGGCTGAGTTCAGATGACCTCTTATATCCAGATAAGATTCGTCATCAGGTTGAATTTATGCAACGGGAGAATGCGCTCATCTCACATACCAACTTTAATTACATTAATGAGCACTCTACAGTGACCAAGCTGAACGGTGGAGCTCAAGCGATGGCCGAACCGGATTGGCTGCGCCTCTTCGTAAACGGCAATCCGGTGAACGGCTGTACCGTGATGATCCGCAGGGATCTGTTTAGTGGGGTGGGTCTGTTCGATGAACTATTGCCTTATACGCATGATTTGGATCTATGGATGCGTATTCTGCTGAACGGCCATCGTTTTCCATATCTGAATGAATCGCTTACGGCATATCGTCGGCACGGGGGAATGGGGACGGTACGTCACGCGGATGCCATCGGCCGAGAGGCCTCTATGGTATGGTCCAGATATCGGGAGCCTTTGTTGCAGCGCATTGCTGCCATGGGAGGATAA
- a CDS encoding NAD-dependent epimerase/dehydratase family protein yields the protein MDGAELTGKKVLITGASGFTGRHAVAYFKAAGTAVAAVVRRAGIHSFGDGVAVHVCDLNDKQQVRLLIEEVKPDYVLHLAGKNSVPDSWSNPLLVLETNVMAVLYLLDALRSCPAARTVIVGSRLKYTPEPGRPPQPPHPYSLSKALEEMVSLSWMSLFGQQIMLAEPGNLIGAGPSTGICSLLARHIVACEQEGKTEAFRLSGRDNTRDFLDVRDAVQAYATLLVQGTTGNVYPVVSGTERSLGEIADTLLTMTEAEVPVRWDGASSGPDGAGDQEEFSALRKLGWQPLIPFTQSLQDILSDVRTQQGRATT from the coding sequence ATGGATGGAGCAGAGCTAACTGGCAAAAAGGTACTGATCACGGGTGCTTCTGGCTTCACTGGACGGCATGCGGTTGCTTATTTCAAGGCAGCCGGTACGGCAGTCGCAGCAGTGGTCAGGCGGGCAGGGATACATTCGTTTGGCGATGGTGTGGCTGTACATGTCTGTGATCTTAACGATAAGCAGCAAGTCCGCCTTCTGATTGAAGAGGTGAAGCCGGATTATGTGCTGCATCTTGCAGGTAAAAATTCCGTGCCCGATTCGTGGTCCAATCCGCTGCTGGTGCTAGAGACTAATGTGATGGCTGTTCTCTATTTGCTGGATGCACTAAGAAGCTGTCCGGCGGCACGGACCGTTATTGTGGGCTCCCGATTAAAGTATACTCCTGAACCCGGTCGGCCACCGCAGCCTCCGCACCCGTATAGTCTCAGCAAAGCATTAGAGGAAATGGTATCTCTATCATGGATGTCTCTTTTTGGACAGCAGATTATGCTGGCCGAGCCGGGGAATCTGATCGGGGCAGGCCCTTCAACGGGCATATGTTCGCTGCTGGCACGTCATATTGTTGCCTGTGAACAGGAAGGTAAGACGGAGGCCTTTCGTCTATCCGGCCGGGATAATACCCGTGATTTTCTAGATGTGCGGGACGCAGTCCAGGCCTATGCAACCTTGCTTGTTCAAGGCACAACGGGCAACGTATATCCGGTTGTATCGGGCACGGAGCGCAGCCTCGGAGAGATTGCGGATACGCTGCTAACCATGACCGAAGCGGAGGTGCCGGTACGCTGGGACGGAGCTTCTTCCGGGCCGGACGGGGCGGGAGATCAGGAGGAGTTCTCGGCACTGCGCAAGTTGGGCTGGCAGCCGCTGATTCCATTTACCCAATCTCTTCAGGACATTCTGAGCGATGTTCGTACTCAGCAGGGGAGGGCGACTACATGA
- a CDS encoding dTDP-4-dehydrorhamnose reductase family protein, whose protein sequence is MKLLILGGNGMAGHIMVDYFRRQGVHSVFYTTRDVSDPNGLLLDVNDCFMVDRLVEVVHPDVIVNAVGVLNSFADEDKITAYHINGFLPHRLRRIADTIGARLIHISTDCVFSGDRGAYREDDVTDGTSAYAITKALGEVQDAGHLTIRTSIIGPEIRKGGIGLMHWFMSCTGEVGGYTRVFWNGVTTLELAKWVDHYLASPVSGLIHLAHPVPVSKHDLLVLFKQIWDKQDVVILPDDSVVQDRTLVSTREDVKTDLPDYSTMLKELALWMEQS, encoded by the coding sequence ATGAAGTTGTTGATACTTGGGGGAAACGGAATGGCCGGCCATATTATGGTCGACTATTTCCGCCGTCAAGGCGTCCACAGCGTCTTCTATACGACCCGAGATGTATCGGACCCTAATGGTCTTCTGTTGGATGTAAATGACTGCTTTATGGTCGACCGTCTGGTGGAGGTGGTGCACCCGGATGTCATCGTTAACGCGGTGGGTGTTTTGAACAGTTTTGCAGATGAAGACAAAATTACCGCTTATCATATTAATGGATTTCTGCCGCATCGTTTGCGGCGGATCGCTGACACGATCGGTGCACGTCTGATCCACATCAGTACAGATTGTGTGTTTAGTGGGGACCGGGGGGCGTACCGGGAGGATGATGTTACCGATGGAACATCTGCCTATGCAATCACGAAAGCACTGGGTGAAGTTCAGGATGCGGGTCATCTGACGATCCGTACGTCCATTATAGGACCCGAAATTCGGAAAGGCGGCATTGGTCTGATGCATTGGTTCATGTCCTGCACAGGTGAGGTTGGCGGATATACACGCGTCTTCTGGAATGGGGTGACCACCCTTGAACTGGCCAAATGGGTAGATCATTATCTGGCATCTCCGGTCAGTGGTCTAATCCATCTGGCTCATCCGGTGCCTGTCAGCAAGCATGACCTGCTTGTGCTGTTCAAGCAGATATGGGATAAACAGGATGTTGTTATCTTACCCGATGATAGCGTTGTGCAGGACCGCACGTTAGTTTCCACACGTGAGGATGTGAAGACAGACCTTCCGGATTATTCTACGATGCTGAAGGAGCTGGCATTATGGATGGAGCAGAGCTAA
- a CDS encoding polysaccharide biosynthesis protein, with protein MFENKRILVTGGTGSWGYELVAQLLPQQPKEIIVYSRNESSQVAMSREFEDPRLHFRIGDIRDKDALTVACQHVDYVFHLAALKHVPVCEDQPYEALKTNVIGTQNVIEAAIENNVEKVIYISTDKAANPSNFYGMTKAIGEKLIVYANLLHSNTRFVTVRGGNVLGTNGSVVHLFKNQIRSKGQVSITDMKMTRFFLTLKDAITLLFKASVESVGGEIFVMTMPTCKIVDLAEVLIEDSGVENVSIVERGTRPGEKIHEILMSEFESMTTVVYDEQYLVILPTLGIPGLKEHYTNCPPVSFSSFSSEHQLMTKQEIRDILQRGGFLS; from the coding sequence ATGTTTGAAAATAAGCGTATACTCGTGACTGGCGGTACGGGATCATGGGGTTATGAACTTGTGGCTCAACTGCTGCCCCAGCAGCCCAAGGAGATTATCGTTTACTCCCGGAATGAGTCCAGCCAAGTGGCGATGAGTCGTGAATTCGAAGACCCGCGTCTTCATTTTCGTATTGGTGATATTCGAGACAAGGATGCCTTAACCGTTGCATGTCAACATGTGGATTATGTATTTCATCTCGCAGCGCTCAAGCATGTGCCGGTGTGTGAAGACCAACCTTATGAAGCACTCAAAACCAATGTGATCGGAACACAAAATGTCATCGAAGCTGCGATTGAAAATAATGTAGAAAAAGTCATTTACATCTCGACCGACAAGGCCGCCAATCCATCCAATTTCTACGGCATGACGAAAGCGATTGGTGAGAAGTTGATCGTATATGCCAATCTGCTTCACAGCAATACGCGGTTTGTCACCGTACGTGGTGGCAATGTACTTGGAACGAACGGCAGTGTCGTGCACTTATTCAAAAATCAGATTCGATCCAAAGGTCAAGTTTCCATCACGGATATGAAAATGACTCGATTTTTTCTCACGCTGAAAGATGCGATTACTTTGCTGTTCAAAGCTTCGGTGGAAAGTGTCGGTGGTGAGATTTTTGTCATGACGATGCCAACGTGCAAAATCGTAGATCTGGCAGAAGTTCTGATTGAGGATTCAGGTGTGGAGAATGTCTCCATTGTGGAGCGTGGTACTCGGCCAGGTGAGAAGATTCACGAGATTCTGATGAGTGAATTCGAGAGCATGACCACAGTGGTATACGATGAGCAATACTTGGTGATCTTGCCTACACTCGGCATACCGGGGTTGAAGGAGCATTATACGAACTGTCCTCCAGTATCCTTCAGCAGCTTCAGTTCCGAGCATCAGCTAATGACCAAACAGGAGATTCGTGACATTCTGCAACGCGGAGGGTTCCTGTCATGA
- the wecB gene encoding non-hydrolyzing UDP-N-acetylglucosamine 2-epimerase, with translation MKIMTVLGTRPEIIRLSLIISKLDQYASKHILVHTGQNFTESLSGLFFKEMGLRAPDYVLQDEAASLGRQLSSMFTQMEDLLNQEKPDKVLLLGDTNSALCAVLAERMGIPVIHMEAGNRCFDLDVPEEKNRRVIDAISTINMPYTEQSKKHLISEGVPSRRIVLTGNPIYEVMRHYDAQVSSSKILKKLKLKSGQYFLVTTHRAENVDHPPHLLEIMKGLNQVAEEHAMRVICSIHPRTAIRIAEHLQLEMHPLVEFHEPFGFFDFVMLERHARCALTDSGTVQEECCIMGVPTVTMRRTTERPETVDCGSNVVSGLDAERIAGCVKVMTEMSNDWDCPQGYKATDVSSKVVKFLLGGKLHV, from the coding sequence ATGAAGATCATGACGGTGCTGGGTACGCGACCTGAAATTATACGGCTCAGCCTGATCATTTCCAAGCTGGACCAGTACGCGTCCAAACATATTCTGGTACACACGGGACAGAACTTCACGGAAAGTCTCAGCGGTCTTTTCTTCAAGGAAATGGGCTTGCGTGCGCCGGACTACGTCCTTCAGGATGAAGCGGCCTCGTTGGGTCGACAGTTATCCTCGATGTTTACGCAAATGGAAGATTTATTAAATCAGGAGAAACCGGATAAAGTGCTGCTGCTCGGCGATACGAACAGTGCATTATGTGCTGTTCTGGCTGAACGGATGGGCATACCCGTCATTCATATGGAAGCAGGCAATCGATGCTTTGACCTGGATGTGCCCGAAGAGAAAAATCGCAGGGTTATCGACGCCATTTCCACCATTAATATGCCGTATACCGAACAGAGTAAGAAACATCTGATTAGTGAAGGGGTACCTAGTCGCCGAATTGTGCTGACAGGCAACCCGATCTATGAAGTGATGCGTCACTACGACGCACAGGTAAGTTCCAGCAAAATACTGAAGAAATTGAAGCTGAAGTCCGGGCAATATTTTTTGGTTACGACCCACCGGGCGGAGAATGTGGATCACCCTCCTCATTTGCTGGAGATTATGAAAGGTTTGAACCAGGTTGCTGAAGAACATGCCATGCGAGTCATATGCAGCATTCACCCTCGAACGGCTATTCGAATCGCCGAGCATCTGCAACTGGAGATGCACCCGCTGGTGGAATTTCACGAACCATTCGGTTTTTTCGACTTCGTGATGCTGGAGCGACATGCTCGCTGTGCACTTACGGATAGTGGTACCGTACAGGAGGAGTGCTGCATCATGGGTGTGCCAACGGTAACCATGCGTCGCACGACAGAAAGACCGGAGACGGTGGATTGCGGCAGCAACGTGGTCTCAGGTCTGGATGCGGAGCGTATTGCGGGCTGTGTGAAAGTAATGACCGAAATGTCAAACGACTGGGATTGTCCACAAGGCTACAAAGCAACCGATGTATCCAGTAAAGTGGTCAAATTTCTGCTTGGAGGGAAATTGCATGTTTGA
- a CDS encoding glycosyltransferase family 4 protein, with translation MATKPKLMLFSHVCNTRSITGAEKLLLHFMREMGSIFDCVLVVPQEGKLAGLARRFDIQVKVCFLPMLHGVYTPYRGIATDAEQLRHKPAYQDVVSLIRETAPDLVLTNTCVNVMPAVAAKSLQIPVIWKITEIIALNEHTNEAVQMIERYSDWIIGISESAVAPFKQAGMSAKLTVISPTWDPALPDPERWVHLRERKRKELGFKPSQICIGYISSFIYDAKGLKPFVDMALQLCETHPRCRFWIIGTSADKKYYDECVSRVKKSGYYRRFTFTPFEENVSLAYTAMDMVVIPSMVKEGFGMTALEGLYFAKPVIAFAQGGLKELLESVGSGAFLAPAGDSQALTTLATTLLNDPELASDTGWRNRTEAEKLYGIETYRAKLHTMVTQWLIRFPGWFPYIQPPNGPVYAWGEGRLRTVLILEPASVRARLFPLTVIQALPLSPLPPLAIGQPVHEDTEPRSSHRSGRSRYPHSTHRSRIRDRMKRGMGTGRRKLKASKKRKQRVRVVQPTVRKRAPGKAKRSRVRRRLSNRR, from the coding sequence ATGGCGACTAAACCCAAACTCATGTTGTTTTCCCATGTGTGCAACACCCGCAGCATTACGGGTGCGGAGAAGCTGTTGCTTCATTTTATGAGGGAGATGGGTTCCATCTTTGATTGTGTACTCGTGGTTCCTCAGGAAGGAAAGCTTGCCGGACTTGCACGGAGATTCGATATCCAGGTCAAAGTATGCTTCCTGCCGATGCTTCACGGTGTGTACACACCTTACCGGGGGATTGCAACGGATGCAGAACAGCTTCGCCATAAACCAGCTTATCAGGACGTGGTCTCCCTCATCAGGGAGACTGCACCTGATCTGGTGTTAACGAATACCTGTGTCAATGTGATGCCTGCCGTAGCAGCGAAGTCTCTGCAAATTCCGGTGATCTGGAAGATTACCGAGATTATTGCGTTGAATGAACATACAAACGAAGCTGTACAGATGATTGAGCGTTACTCCGATTGGATCATAGGCATATCCGAAAGTGCAGTAGCACCATTCAAACAAGCCGGCATGAGTGCCAAATTAACCGTGATCTCCCCAACCTGGGACCCGGCCTTACCGGACCCGGAGCGATGGGTTCACTTGAGGGAACGCAAACGCAAAGAGCTTGGTTTTAAGCCATCACAGATCTGTATCGGTTACATCTCTTCCTTCATATATGATGCCAAAGGTCTGAAACCTTTTGTGGATATGGCTTTGCAATTGTGTGAAACCCATCCGCGCTGCCGTTTCTGGATTATTGGTACATCAGCGGACAAAAAGTACTATGACGAATGTGTATCACGGGTGAAAAAATCCGGTTATTATCGCAGATTTACCTTTACGCCGTTTGAAGAGAATGTATCTCTAGCCTATACGGCTATGGACATGGTGGTCATTCCGAGCATGGTCAAAGAAGGATTTGGCATGACCGCGCTGGAGGGGCTTTATTTCGCCAAACCGGTTATCGCTTTTGCCCAGGGCGGACTCAAGGAATTGTTGGAATCGGTAGGCAGCGGTGCATTTTTGGCCCCGGCCGGGGATTCTCAGGCGCTTACTACTCTGGCAACAACTCTGCTGAATGATCCTGAACTGGCCTCCGACACCGGTTGGCGTAATCGGACAGAAGCGGAAAAGCTGTACGGTATTGAAACCTACAGGGCAAAGCTGCATACGATGGTGACACAGTGGTTGATTCGTTTTCCCGGATGGTTTCCGTACATTCAGCCTCCGAATGGTCCAGTGTACGCATGGGGTGAGGGTCGTTTGCGAACCGTGCTGATTCTGGAACCGGCTTCGGTTCGGGCACGATTGTTCCCATTGACTGTGATTCAGGCGTTGCCACTCTCGCCCTTGCCTCCGCTTGCCATAGGTCAGCCTGTTCATGAAGATACAGAACCTCGCTCAAGCCATAGATCAGGACGAAGTCGTTACCCGCATTCAACCCACCGCAGCAGGATCCGTGACCGAATGAAACGAGGAATGGGAACAGGCAGGAGGAAGCTGAAGGCAAGCAAAAAGAGGAAACAACGTGTGCGCGTGGTGCAACCGACTGTTCGCAAACGTGCGCCTGGCAAAGCCAAACGAAGCCGGGTTCGCCGGAGATTATCCAATAGACGATGA